One region of Flavobacterium sp. KACC 22763 genomic DNA includes:
- a CDS encoding DUF6520 family protein encodes MKSIVLKKMMPAAVFMLGISGAFFTMSMQSAAEDVVPIIGFVPSEDDPCDIPVSCDTAQGQLCRLFGATGPQAKAMDSPTTCNRVVFRPQ; translated from the coding sequence ATGAAATCAATCGTTTTGAAAAAGATGATGCCTGCGGCAGTTTTTATGCTGGGCATCTCGGGAGCGTTTTTCACTATGTCAATGCAGAGCGCTGCAGAGGACGTGGTTCCGATCATCGGCTTTGTGCCAAGCGAGGATGACCCTTGCGATATTCCTGTTTCCTGTGATACCGCCCAAGGACAGCTTTGCCGTCTTTTTGGAGCAACAGGCCCGCAGGCTAAAGCAATGGACAGTCCCACAACCTGCAACAGGGTAGTGTTCCGTCCGCAGTAA
- a CDS encoding MauE/DoxX family redox-associated membrane protein — protein sequence MKLNSNTKAAIFETTCLLYIFLLVYAAMNKALDFEKFKVEMGQSPLLSAFADWMSWLVLIIEFTIVFFLLFPKTRTKALYAGFCLMSMFTAYIFIMLNFSSFLPCSCGGILENMTWKQHFLFNVFFVLIGAWALWLHNDNNNSINRKLGFSYAICLFLSALVSTVIVVVLFFSSEEIMQHQNPFIRRYPHHPATLIDTLDLKYNSYYFAGSGNGNVYLGNLTVPLYLLSIDSLMHQQKIRMTLDKSSFSFKEIKINVNPPFFYLADGRTPAIFKGRVDNWRAELQQTRPPYFTNAIPIDSSAVTFNGISSKTGDNTLGIFRFGNHSKVHMSPELLQKQVDGVFDTEGMLHYSEEMKRIVYLYAYRNQYIVADQSGRLDYRGNTIDTISKAQIKVAYLKDRTERTMSIPALNVNKSSSVCGHLLFVNSNVPGRYEQKEVWEQASVIDVYDLRRKTYLHSFHIYGIGDQKLRSFMVTPTHVYALIGSQLAVYRLGGQIRQEMKLN from the coding sequence ATGAAATTAAACTCAAATACTAAGGCTGCCATTTTTGAAACCACATGTTTGCTATATATTTTTCTGCTGGTTTATGCCGCTATGAATAAAGCGCTTGATTTTGAAAAATTCAAAGTAGAGATGGGGCAGTCACCGTTATTAAGTGCTTTTGCTGACTGGATGTCCTGGCTGGTGCTGATAATAGAGTTTACAATAGTCTTTTTTCTTTTATTTCCTAAGACGCGGACTAAAGCACTTTATGCAGGATTTTGCCTGATGTCCATGTTTACCGCGTATATTTTTATAATGCTGAATTTTAGTTCTTTTCTTCCCTGTTCCTGCGGTGGAATATTAGAAAATATGACCTGGAAGCAGCATTTCTTATTCAATGTTTTCTTTGTACTGATTGGAGCATGGGCGCTCTGGCTGCATAACGATAATAATAATTCTATAAATCGAAAGCTTGGATTTTCTTATGCTATCTGCTTATTTTTGAGTGCCCTTGTCAGCACAGTTATAGTGGTGGTTTTATTTTTCAGCTCAGAGGAAATAATGCAGCATCAGAATCCTTTTATACGCCGTTATCCCCATCATCCGGCAACTCTTATCGATACACTGGATTTAAAATACAATTCATATTATTTTGCTGGTTCAGGCAATGGCAATGTTTATCTCGGTAATCTGACAGTCCCTCTATATCTATTATCTATTGACAGTCTCATGCATCAGCAGAAAATAAGAATGACGCTGGATAAAAGCAGTTTTTCTTTCAAAGAGATTAAAATAAATGTAAATCCTCCATTTTTTTACTTGGCTGATGGCAGAACGCCTGCTATTTTTAAAGGCAGGGTAGATAATTGGAGGGCTGAACTGCAGCAGACACGACCGCCTTACTTTACAAATGCGATTCCAATAGACAGTTCAGCTGTAACATTTAATGGAATAAGCAGCAAGACGGGTGACAATACGCTGGGGATATTCCGTTTCGGGAACCATTCAAAGGTACATATGTCGCCTGAACTTCTACAAAAGCAGGTTGATGGAGTGTTTGATACTGAAGGCATGCTTCATTACAGTGAGGAAATGAAAAGGATAGTATATCTCTATGCCTACAGAAATCAGTACATTGTTGCAGATCAGAGCGGCAGGTTAGACTATAGAGGCAATACTATTGATACTATTTCAAAAGCGCAGATAAAAGTCGCATATCTTAAAGACCGGACTGAACGGACAATGTCAATACCTGCTCTTAATGTCAATAAAAGCAGCAGCGTCTGCGGGCATCTGTTATTTGTAAATTCAAATGTTCCCGGGCGCTATGAGCAGAAAGAAGTCTGGGAGCAGGCATCGGTCATTGACGTTTACGACCTTAGAAGAAAAACCTATCTGCACAGCTTTCATATCTATGGAATCGGAGATCAAAAGCTTCGAAGCTTTATGGTGACCCCAACGCATGTCTATGCTCTTATCGGCAGCCAATTGGCGGTCTACAGGCTTGGCGGGCAGATACGCCAAGAAATGAAGCTTAACTGA
- a CDS encoding DUF932 domain-containing protein — translation MKKKSKTEVCCLHSKQIKRAAKIDPAVCCMRIIDSVLLRLPFGTYSTPHPLTALICAFFFSGDGIMYEIAGALGRGEKIFITAKLPNYIHVGKEDLIEKYLFLTILHDGSGSITAAFTSIRIVCANTLNAAMQSKTNTVRIRHTSNANDRLAQAHKVMGISDTLSSSLEAVFNYWSKTGISDKEIKNLIQHAMAPSTEVLKKLQEGRDEELSACFNNMVDNVFEYAMAHPTQQTATTKGTVFCAYNAVTGYFQNVKKYKNEEAKLCSILMGGTAQLRGQAAFNLCLDFAVKGFSSYMVQN, via the coding sequence TTGAAGAAGAAAAGTAAAACTGAAGTATGCTGTCTTCATTCGAAACAGATAAAAAGGGCAGCCAAGATAGATCCAGCCGTTTGCTGCATGCGCATAATAGACTCCGTTTTACTTCGTCTACCCTTTGGGACTTATAGCACTCCGCATCCTTTAACTGCATTGATCTGTGCTTTCTTTTTTTCTGGAGATGGCATAATGTATGAGATCGCTGGTGCTTTGGGGAGGGGCGAGAAAATCTTTATCACTGCAAAACTCCCTAACTATATCCATGTGGGAAAGGAGGATCTCATTGAAAAATACCTTTTCCTTACCATCTTGCATGACGGAAGCGGGAGCATAACGGCTGCCTTTACGTCGATACGTATTGTATGCGCTAATACACTCAATGCAGCCATGCAGTCTAAAACCAATACGGTGCGCATTCGCCACACTTCAAATGCTAACGACCGTCTTGCGCAGGCACATAAAGTGATGGGGATTTCAGATACCTTGTCCAGCAGTCTGGAAGCAGTTTTTAATTACTGGAGTAAAACCGGCATATCAGATAAAGAGATTAAAAACCTAATCCAGCATGCTATGGCACCCAGCACGGAAGTGCTTAAAAAACTTCAGGAGGGAAGAGACGAGGAATTATCCGCCTGTTTTAATAATATGGTCGATAATGTTTTTGAATATGCCATGGCACATCCTACACAGCAGACAGCCACAACTAAAGGAACAGTCTTTTGCGCTTACAACGCTGTAACAGGATATTTTCAGAATGTGAAAAAATACAAAAATGAGGAAGCAAAACTTTGTTCTATCCTGATGGGAGGAACGGCACAGCTCCGTGGTCAAGCAGCATTTAATTTATGCCTTGATTTTGCTGTTAAAGGCTTTAGTTCCTATATGGTACAGAATTGA